The sequence GGTCTGCTCTACTACCGGGTCGTGGCCGTCACGCGCGACGGGCTCCGCATCACCGCTCCGGCCATCGCCGTCCCCGAGCCTCGATGATCGACCTGTTCGGTGAGGTCCGCGCCGGCGTCGAGGCGGCGGTCCGCCGGGCCTGCCCCGCGGCTCCGCCGGAGGTGCCGGTCGAGTTCCCTCCCGATCCCTCCTTGGGAGACCTCGCCACGCCGGTCGCGTTCGGCCTGGCGCGGATCCTGAAGCGCCCGCCGCGGGCGATCGCCGAGGAGCTCGCGCGCGAGATCGCAGCGCTTCCGGGGGTGGCCGCCGCCGAGGCGGCGGGCCCGGGATTCGTCAACGTGCGCCTCGACCGCGACGCCGGCCTCGCGCGGCTCCTGGCCCCCCCCGGCC comes from Acidobacteriota bacterium and encodes:
- a CDS encoding arginine--tRNA ligase; amino-acid sequence: MIDLFGEVRAGVEAAVRRACPAAPPEVPVEFPPDPSLGDLATPVAFGLARILKRPPRAIAEELAREIAALPGVAAAEAAGPGFVNVRLDRDAGLARLLAPPG